One Gloeothece verrucosa PCC 7822 DNA window includes the following coding sequences:
- a CDS encoding WD40 repeat domain-containing protein → MSYNRFSTRAYLTSYLYNAAKSGHLAEYFQTLTDFQFLQDKINYPGLGVQSLIEDYDLIEQLDANSEQVETLKLIQDTLRLSAHVLEVDSSQLASQLWGRLVGFTALSPQQPVKPNSDIEALLKQAQENPTYPRLLPYTPTLTPPGTPLIRTLTGHSSSVRAVCVTPNGKRIISGSDDNTLKVWELATGKVLHTLTGHSNSVYAVCVTPDGKRVISGSMDKTLKVWDLETGKELHSLTSHRSRVLAVCVTPDGKRVISASWDKTLKVWKLETGKVLHTLKGHSNSVYAVCVTPDGKRVISGSMDKTLKVWDLETGKELHSLTGHSGWVRAVCVTPDGKRVISGSKDNTLKVWELETGKELHTLTGHSTWVEAVCITPDGKRAISGSGDNTLKVWDLETGKELHTFTGHSSWVSAVCVTPDGKRVISGSEDNTLKVWDLETGKELHTLTGHSSSVTAVCVTPDGKRVISGSEDKTKNLKVWELETGKELHTLTGHSSSVTAVCVTPDGKRVISGSEDKTKNLKVWELETGKELHTLTGHSSSVTAVCVTPDGKRVISGSKDNTLKVWELERGKELHTLTGHSNSVSAVCVTPDGKRAISGSWDKTLKVWDWETGKLLHTLKGHSSGVSAVCVTPDGKLVISGSWDNTLKVWELERGKELHTLTGHSKSVSAVCVTPDGKRVISGSWDKTLKVWDWETGKLLHTLKGHSSWVNAVCVTPDGKRVISGSDDNTLKVWDLERRKLLHTLTGHSKSVSAVCVTPDGKRVISGSRDNTLKVWELDTGDCIATFTADYSIYCCAVVSDGVTIVGGDIGGRVHCLRLLG, encoded by the coding sequence TTTGGGGGTACAAAGTTTAATTGAGGATTATGATTTAATTGAGCAATTAGACGCTAACTCAGAGCAAGTTGAAACCCTAAAATTAATTCAGGATACATTGCGCTTATCTGCTCATGTTTTAGAAGTTGATTCTAGTCAGTTAGCGAGTCAATTGTGGGGGCGGCTGGTAGGGTTTACGGCGTTAAGTCCTCAGCAACCCGTTAAACCTAATTCTGACATTGAAGCTTTATTAAAACAAGCACAAGAAAATCCCACTTATCCCCGTTTACTACCCTATACCCCCACCTTAACCCCACCGGGCACTCCCTTAATTCGTACTCTCACCGGTCATAGTAGCTCGGTAAGAGCAGTCTGTGTCACCCCCAATGGGAAACGGATCATTTCTGGGAGTGATGATAATACCCTCAAGGTGTGGGAATTGGCGACGGGCAAGGTATTACACACCCTGACCGGTCATAGTAACTCGGTATATGCCGTCTGTGTCACCCCCGATGGGAAACGGGTCATTTCTGGGAGTATGGATAAAACCCTCAAAGTGTGGGATTTAGAGACCGGTAAAGAATTACACAGCCTCACGAGTCATCGTAGCAGAGTATTAGCAGTCTGTGTCACCCCCGATGGGAAACGGGTTATTTCTGCTAGTTGGGATAAAACCCTGAAGGTGTGGAAATTGGAGACGGGGAAGGTATTACACACTCTTAAAGGTCATAGTAACTCGGTATATGCTGTCTGTGTCACCCCCGATGGGAAACGGGTCATTTCTGGGAGTATGGATAAAACCCTCAAAGTGTGGGATTTAGAGACCGGTAAAGAATTACACAGCCTCACGGGTCATAGTGGTTGGGTAAGAGCAGTCTGTGTCACCCCCGATGGGAAACGGGTCATTTCTGGGAGTAAGGATAATACCCTCAAGGTGTGGGAATTGGAAACGGGAAAGGAATTACACACCCTCACCGGTCATAGTACCTGGGTAGAGGCAGTTTGTATCACCCCCGATGGGAAACGGGCCATTTCTGGGAGTGGGGATAATACCCTCAAGGTGTGGGATTTGGAAACGGGGAAGGAATTACACACCTTCACCGGTCATAGTAGCTGGGTAAGTGCAGTCTGTGTCACCCCCGATGGGAAACGGGTCATTTCTGGGAGTGAGGATAATACCCTCAAGGTGTGGGATTTGGAAACGGGGAAGGAATTACACACCCTCACCGGTCATAGTAGCTCGGTAACGGCAGTCTGTGTCACCCCCGATGGGAAACGGGTCATTTCTGGGAGTGAGGATAAAACCAAAAACCTCAAGGTGTGGGAATTGGAAACGGGGAAGGAATTACACACCCTCACCGGTCATAGTAGCTCGGTAACGGCAGTCTGTGTCACCCCCGATGGGAAACGGGTCATTTCTGGGAGTGAGGATAAAACCAAAAACCTCAAGGTGTGGGAATTGGAAACGGGGAAGGAATTACACACCCTCACCGGTCATAGTAGCTCGGTAACGGCAGTCTGTGTCACCCCCGATGGGAAACGGGTCATTTCTGGGAGTAAGGATAATACCCTCAAGGTTTGGGAATTGGAGAGAGGGAAGGAATTACACACCCTCACCGGCCATAGTAACTCGGTAAGTGCAGTCTGTGTCACCCCCGATGGGAAACGGGCCATTTCTGGGAGTTGGGATAAAACCCTCAAGGTTTGGGATTGGGAGACGGGAAAGCTATTACACACCCTCAAGGGTCATAGTAGCGGGGTAAGTGCAGTCTGTGTCACCCCCGATGGTAAACTGGTCATTTCCGGGAGTTGGGATAATACCCTCAAGGTTTGGGAATTGGAGAGGGGGAAGGAATTACACACCCTCACCGGTCATAGTAAATCGGTAAGTGCAGTCTGTGTCACCCCCGATGGTAAACGAGTTATTTCTGGGAGTTGGGATAAAACCCTCAAGGTTTGGGATTGGGAGACGGGAAAGCTATTACACACCCTCAAGGGTCATAGTAGCTGGGTAAATGCCGTCTGTGTCACCCCCGATGGGAAACGGGTCATTTCTGGGAGTGACGATAATACCCTCAAAGTGTGGGATTTGGAGAGGAGGAAGCTATTACACACCCTCACCGGTCATAGTAAATCGGTAAGTGCAGTCTGTGTCACCCCCGATGGGAAACGGGTCATTTCTGGGAGTAGGGATAATACCCTCAAGGTGTGGGAATTAGATACAGGTGACTGTATCGCTACTTTTACCGCAGACTATAGTATCTATTGCTGTGCAGTTGTCTCTGATGGGGTGACAATTGTTGGCGGGGATATTGGGGGGCGGGTGCATTGCTTGCGGTTGCTTGGCTAA
- a CDS encoding homocysteine biosynthesis protein has product MRTIAEINDKIRTGSAVVWTIQELKARVKDLGITKIYEQVDVICTGTFEPMESSGALINLGHTDPPIKIRQCWLDGIPAYAGFGAVDVYLGASAMADYSPTPDITDGDIRPISTIPERGGGHVIEDLIAGKAVQLRLIGHITDCYPRASFETTITKDTINQFYLYNPRNLYQNFIVGVNGGDRPLYTYLGLLQPRLGNAVYSNTGAISPLFNDPDLKLIGVGTRIFLGGSIGYIAWEGTQHFPLQKRLPNRTPIGPAATLALMGDAKQMNPRWVRGCYFKNYGASMMLGVGVPLPVLNEEVIRYCAIKDEDIVAPVMDFSIPRRVRPTFGLVSYAQLKSGQITIDGKKVRTAPLASLYFSQQVAQELKNWIERGEFTLTEAVAPLNMERSFLPQDRWDSKMAME; this is encoded by the coding sequence ATGAGAACCATTGCCGAAATTAATGACAAAATTCGTACAGGATCAGCCGTAGTTTGGACGATCCAAGAACTCAAGGCACGAGTAAAAGACCTGGGAATAACGAAAATTTATGAACAAGTAGATGTGATCTGTACCGGAACTTTTGAACCGATGGAATCATCCGGCGCATTAATTAATTTAGGACACACAGATCCGCCGATAAAAATTCGTCAATGCTGGCTAGATGGCATTCCCGCTTATGCCGGATTTGGGGCCGTAGATGTTTATTTAGGCGCTAGTGCGATGGCTGACTATTCCCCGACTCCAGACATTACAGACGGCGATATTCGACCCATTAGTACCATACCTGAACGGGGAGGAGGTCATGTTATAGAAGATTTAATCGCCGGTAAAGCTGTACAATTGCGGCTCATTGGACACATCACAGATTGTTATCCGAGAGCATCATTTGAAACCACCATTACTAAAGATACAATTAATCAATTTTATTTGTATAATCCTCGGAATTTATATCAAAATTTTATAGTGGGCGTTAATGGAGGAGATCGCCCCCTTTATACTTATCTCGGTCTTTTACAACCCAGACTCGGCAATGCAGTTTATTCAAATACCGGAGCAATTTCTCCCCTATTTAATGACCCAGATTTAAAATTAATTGGCGTTGGAACCCGCATTTTTTTAGGCGGCTCTATTGGCTATATTGCCTGGGAAGGAACACAACATTTTCCCTTGCAAAAACGACTCCCTAACCGTACTCCCATCGGCCCTGCGGCGACTCTAGCTTTAATGGGTGATGCCAAACAAATGAATCCTCGTTGGGTGAGAGGATGCTATTTTAAAAACTACGGCGCTTCCATGATGTTAGGAGTAGGTGTACCTCTGCCCGTTCTCAATGAAGAAGTGATCCGTTATTGTGCTATCAAAGATGAAGATATTGTCGCCCCAGTGATGGATTTTTCTATCCCTCGACGAGTGCGTCCCACTTTTGGATTAGTGAGTTATGCCCAACTCAAAAGCGGTCAAATTACAATAGATGGTAAAAAAGTGCGGACGGCCCCTCTAGCGAGTCTGTATTTCTCTCAACAAGTGGCTCAAGAGTTAAAAAACTGGATAGAAAGAGGAGAATTTACCCTGACTGAAGCGGTAGCACCTTTAAACATGGAACGGTCGTTTTTACCTCAAGATCGTTGGGATTCTAAAATGGCGATGGAATAG
- a CDS encoding response regulator produces the protein MSSHKILVIDDSKVIRMHVKDMLPAGNFDVVEAKDGAEGYNLIRSENPNLIMLDFFLPKMSGWEVYQQIQKEYQLKTIPLVLMSGRKEEVVEKIPEPFEYFAFIEKPFDQKQLVTAIKEAMTKAKKYPKPAGAETPVNPDQTNPADTSAMAAEIQALNDKIAKMQVEMENLKKQVNQLVGFIKKKMM, from the coding sequence GTGTCAAGTCATAAAATTCTCGTCATTGATGACAGTAAAGTCATTAGGATGCACGTTAAAGATATGTTACCGGCTGGCAACTTCGATGTTGTAGAAGCCAAAGATGGGGCCGAAGGATACAATCTGATTCGCTCAGAAAACCCTAACCTAATTATGTTAGATTTCTTCCTGCCAAAAATGAGCGGCTGGGAAGTTTATCAACAAATTCAAAAGGAATACCAACTCAAAACCATTCCTTTAGTTCTTATGTCGGGACGAAAGGAAGAAGTGGTCGAGAAAATTCCGGAACCTTTTGAATATTTTGCCTTTATTGAAAAACCCTTTGATCAAAAGCAATTAGTGACGGCGATCAAAGAGGCTATGACTAAGGCTAAAAAATATCCTAAACCCGCAGGGGCAGAAACCCCTGTTAACCCCGATCAAACAAACCCGGCTGATACATCAGCGATGGCGGCAGAAATTCAAGCCCTCAACGACAAAATCGCCAAAATGCAAGTTGAAATGGAAAATCTTAAAAAACAGGTCAATCAGCTAGTTGGCTTTATCAAGAAAAAAATGATGTAA
- a CDS encoding AI-2E family transporter — protein MNFGQWVGFILLVLCLYILWQIRQLLLLLFTALILAEALNILVTRLERWRIKRGIAVLFVLILLLTLLASMFWLIIPALIEQGQQLVKLVPDGIQQLITLIKSRAAQFDTNLINSLPTIKQIIEQLQPLVNQIANRGLNIFYSSLGNILSLLLLLALTLMLLSNPLPYRQGLIRLFPAFYRQRVDEILILCDQTLSRWLMVIMLHMSLMTILSWLGLLIFGIPLAFSQAILSGALAFIPNIGPVLAMIAPIAIALLEAASWKPWAVIILYSIIYIIIQRLDKQLLAAQVLREHICLLPGYTLLAQIFFASLFGFLGLLLALPLFIVSQIWIREALVKDILDRWKIS, from the coding sequence TTGAATTTCGGTCAATGGGTTGGTTTTATCCTCTTAGTTCTTTGTTTATACATACTTTGGCAAATTCGTCAACTATTGCTGTTGCTATTTACGGCACTCATCTTAGCTGAGGCTTTGAATATTTTAGTGACTCGCTTGGAACGTTGGAGAATTAAACGGGGAATAGCCGTTTTATTCGTGCTTATTCTCCTATTGACGCTTCTTGCTAGTATGTTTTGGTTAATTATTCCTGCCTTGATTGAACAAGGTCAACAACTGGTTAAATTAGTTCCAGATGGCATTCAACAATTAATTACTCTGATTAAAAGTCGAGCCGCACAATTTGATACAAACTTGATTAATTCTTTACCCACAATTAAGCAGATTATTGAACAGTTACAACCTTTAGTTAACCAAATTGCCAATCGAGGATTAAATATATTTTACAGTTCTCTAGGCAATATTTTGAGTTTATTATTATTATTAGCTTTAACTTTAATGCTCCTGTCGAATCCTTTACCTTATCGTCAGGGCTTGATCCGTTTATTTCCCGCTTTTTATCGACAACGAGTTGATGAAATTTTAATCTTATGTGATCAAACCTTATCGAGATGGCTAATGGTGATTATGCTTCACATGAGCCTGATGACCATTTTAAGTTGGTTGGGCTTATTAATATTCGGTATTCCTCTAGCCTTTTCTCAAGCCATCTTATCGGGGGCACTAGCCTTTATTCCTAATATCGGCCCCGTATTAGCGATGATAGCCCCTATTGCCATAGCTCTTTTAGAAGCCGCATCTTGGAAACCTTGGGCAGTGATTATCCTCTACAGTATTATTTATATCATCATTCAACGCCTAGACAAGCAGCTACTAGCCGCACAAGTGTTAAGAGAGCATATTTGTTTATTGCCAGGATATACCCTTTTAGCACAGATCTTTTTTGCTTCTTTATTTGGCTTTTTAGGTTTACTCCTGGCTCTCCCTTTATTCATTGTCAGTCAAATCTGGATAAGAGAAGCATTGGTCAAAGATATTTTAGATCGATGGAAAATTAGTTAA